The stretch of DNA ttttaaaggtaGAAGACAGTTTGGTGTATCGTATTGTTAAGGATAAAGAAgataaaatttacaaaaaaatatattcttttgaTTTAGATAATACATTAATTCTTTCTCGTACATATTTTAAACCTGCTCAAAATGAGCatgattatatattttattctgATAATGTAatagattttttaaaaaaaaaatattcggaaaattataaaattataattttttctaatcAAAAAGGAGTAAGCACAGGAAAGATAAGtctattaaatattataaatagaGTTGATGAtgttatagaaaaaataggTATACCTTTAGAGTGTTATTTAGCTTTAAGAAATGATAAGTATAGAAAACCAAGAATAGGAATGTATAATTTTGCTAAacaaaataacaataatgaAATAGAAGAGATAATTTATGTTGGGGATAATGCAAACAGAACCTATGACGACAATTTTAAAAGGCTATATAttaatcatttaaaatatatatatgctaaaaataatgtaaaagTTGATATTGatgaaatttataaaaaattaaaaaaagattacACAGATACTGATTTAAAATTTgctttaaatataaatgcaACTTTTTATACACCTGAAGAATTattcttaaatataaaaaataaaatatcaacCAATTTTCCATTTGATCCAAAGgacttaaataaaaatttagaaaatacaaataaattacattatttcattgaaaaaaataaaaatgaaaaattaagtgaagaaaaaatgaataatgctattgagaaagaaaaaaaagaaactttattagaaaatatagaaaaaaatcctaaggaaaattattatcaaatGTTAGTCATTTTAATAGGACCCCCCGGATGTggaaaaacatttttatgcaaaaattatttttctgatttcattaaaattaatttaagtgaattaaaaacaaaaaaaaaatgtttagaAGTTTTAAAAGAAAGTATTATTCAAGGAAAAAGTGTTATAATGGATAATGGTAATAGAAGTGTAAATGACAGAGCAATATACATTAATGAAgctaagaaaataaataaaaatataaaaattgaagctatttattttaattaccCGAAAGATTTGGTGTTTCATTTAAACACTTTTAAATTGATCACTGATAAGTCAAATGAAATTATAGATATCCCCACAATTGCTAttcattctttttataaatatattgaagAGCCATCACCAAAAGAAAACTTTGACAAAATAACAATattagatgaaaaaaattttttaccatcaaattttgaaaatagtgaacaaaaaaaattattttttttatatttaaattaatcaaaaaaagaaaaaaaaaaaagtataaatatatatacatatatatacatatatatatgtaatatagtaataatatcataaatatatgaaaataaattaatttatagtTTTTGTGTTTTTAcataagttatttttttaatatatattcaaaatatttttcgtttttcattttttattcaaaatattgctatattttattaaaataatcttttttcattatcatatttttgGAAAATTTGttaatcataaaaattaaattttgattagttttattttttttatccatTAATTGTATAGGATCCTTTAGATAATCTATCATtagattaataaatttttcttccgttatatctataaaaataaaaaaaaagttatatttttttagttttttttttttttttttaattttaatatacttttagtttatatatattgtgattaatatttttttgcctatttaattttaatatattaaattttaataatttttaagtgTAATATTGTCTAAattcacatatatatatatatatatatatatatatatatatatatatatatattatatttttactttcgTACTTAAATAATTCACTATGTTTTTTCCTTCatgtaaaattataaatgttataggtaaaaagaaagaaggaatattttcataaggttcttttctattttttatatctattgattttttaaaaagaaaacataATTTTTGCTCAAAATTCAAAGATGATAACATTTCATTATTAGCTATTTTTAACAATGACTCATAatacttaaatatataaatatccatattatgaattaaataataagaagataaagaaattaaataaattattattctattaattaaattatttataatttgtttCATTTCAGACAAAGGTATATGCTGAACAACAgagtttttaaaataaatgcaTAGTTGATCAAATAGTGAATAAACATCATCTGCgtttaaaatattacaattatttttgaaatatgacaatgcttttttttcaaaacaTTCGAAACATTCATATATGCATGAATTCACTACATTATTTAGTTCACACATTCCTTTTTCCAATTCAactaaatcaaaaaaaaattttttttttttttttttctttttaataaaaaaagaagtcaTTTCATAattctcttctttttcttcatcgctaagataataataatcattcaaattaaaagagttatatttaatatctgtgataaaattaatttcaaaattatttagtttttttttctcatctTCTTCTGTTTCTTgttctttttcttcaaattgatgttctatttttttatcttctaccttcttttcattttctatttcttgtTCCTTCTtctctattaatttttttatttcttcttttttttttctctctttACAGTTTTCAATTTCAATAAAATCTTCTTGTTCTTCATttctaatatttattatattaaaaaaataattatttaaataatccTGAAAGTTGAAAAACTCATCAAAAGATTCTCTAAATGAAAAGCTAATCGGATTATTATCAATATAATTTGCAGTATTTTcataattctcttttttatgtaatatatTAGTTAAATTACTGttcttattaaataaattagcaTTTATTAATCTATATGTATAGCTTTtcatttctattattttcctttttaatttCGCTAAACTTAGTATCAAATATTTTAGAATTTTTCTACTAATTAAAAAGAGCTCTaagttatatttaaaatttttataaatatattcacaatttatatatttcttttttgtatCTATTTCAATgtgaaattttatattttgttttaaattgtttaaattgttacttaataataatagagaATTATTACAAGATACAATTATTTTTCGAAATAAATAAGGATAAAAGATATACGtatataattctttatataatactataacataattttttatatcaaaaaTTGTTGGAAAATTATAATCATGTTCATATTCTATGTTGtctcttaaattttttttttcaaataacaATTCAACTAAATTAgctaatttattaatagaaTTAAAAGTTATTTCTTCGTATTCTCTGCTAAATAAACTTAATAATAAATCCTTTTCTTGAACTTTAAAGTCATTTATATTCCTAGTTATATGCAAAAATTCTTCAATTAAGTTTAAAACATATaacatattttctttttttatatattcattaattttattatttattaatatcttAATATAaggtaaataaaaatcattataaatatttaatgtatAATACATACCATCAATGGACTGTTCATTTATACAACTTTTGtaatcatatattttttcttttatatcttcagtttttattatattaccaatataataattatttctaaTGGTTTCGTTTATGTAACTGATttgatttatattatttttgcaATTTtctataatgaaaaaaaaattctcttttatgtttttgtttttttttatattggaAATATATGAAGATACATTGCTAATTTTATTATCCActactttttttaaacagTCTTTTTCAACATTTAAATAAGTAAAAGCACTCAAGCAAAGTTTTACTCTACTTACATAATTTTCATCTTTAAAAAAGTTCTTTGATAAATAGTtaacaaatatattaattatataattttcataataattaattttttttatttttaagttaattatagatatattttggatattattataaaatataaatgtttttaaattatttaacctttttatatattccaTAAAAACTTCAAAATCAATATCTATCATTTCAAAGCATTCATTATTTtccatttcttcttttaaaaaactaaaaatttcaaaatttttgtttCCTTTTATCTcattacataatttttttatctcttcgtctattattacatataattttaaaattttatctatttcaattaaacattttttttttttaattaacgataataatttattcttattttcttttaaagctttattatttacactaaattCTTCTTGAATATTTTCTAACTCATAAGAattccaatttttttttttttttatattacctATTTCATcagtatatttataaaagtattcatatttttcttttgctattgtattaataaaattatttaatgtgCTAATCTTATCATTTACATATTCTATAgtttcatttatttctttttcacatgtaaaatttttcaatatatCCTTTATTTCtaatgtaaaaattttattaatgtcACAATtgtttatcatatttttttctttgataatacacttattatttttagtatgacttatataatattcttttaaattcattatttcttttttaattatgtgtatatattttttttattttgagcTTATAATAGCATTTTTCTtgtatatagaaaaatataatacgtttatttttttacattttatctaattatctttattttatatatcttattttttcatttatatatttatataaaataaaatattgcTCTTATAGGGAAGTAGTTTAcgtttaaatttttttctatttatatatatataattaatataaattaagaaatatcctatataataacataaaaaaagtttCTTAAAACAA from Plasmodium relictum strain SGS1 genome assembly, chromosome: 11 encodes:
- the PNKP gene encoding bifunctional polynucleotide phosphatase/kinase, putative, producing the protein MKKRSMPHFNLPNKKWNIVEDSLVYRIVKDKEDKIYKKIYSFDLDNTLILSRTYFKPAQNEHDYIFYSDNVIDFLKKKYSENYKIIIFSNQKGVSTGKISLLNIINRVDDVIEKIGIPLECYLALRNDKYRKPRIGMYNFAKQNNNNEIEEIIYVGDNANRTYDDNFKRLYINHLKYIYAKNNVKVDIDEIYKKLKKDYTDTDLKFALNINATFYTPEELFLNIKNKISTNFPFDPKDLNKNLENTNKLHYFIEKNKNEKLSEEKMNNAIEKEKKETLLENIEKNPKENYYQMLVILIGPPGCGKTFLCKNYFSDFIKINLSELKTKKKCLEVLKESIIQGKSVIMDNGNRSVNDRAIYINEAKKINKNIKIEAIYFNYPKDLVFHLNTFKLITDKSNEIIDIPTIAIHSFYKYIEEPSPKENFDKITILDEKNFLPSNFENSEQKKLFFLYLN